One Candidatus Tumulicola sp. genomic window carries:
- a CDS encoding DUF4760 domain-containing protein produces the protein MTTEPAGMSLSVEQIVPIGSLLIAFATVVFTTIMLARQSRQMEHERNALAMLEAIDRLSSVHVVTVFEHLKGVEARYPTDKDIAEKFVGSEDERAFFVVGQYVETIACLARRRVLDASLLVDAIGYMLRFRWATIEKFVAHWRRYNNNEFLFENFEWLARYSNWWKDTPRPRDPNYDPNQFSK, from the coding sequence GTGACGACCGAACCGGCAGGCATGTCGCTATCAGTCGAGCAGATCGTGCCGATCGGATCGCTTCTGATCGCTTTCGCCACCGTGGTCTTCACCACGATCATGCTGGCGCGGCAATCGCGGCAGATGGAGCACGAGCGCAACGCGCTGGCGATGCTGGAAGCCATCGACCGCCTCTCTTCTGTCCACGTCGTGACCGTCTTCGAACATCTCAAAGGTGTCGAGGCACGCTACCCGACCGACAAGGACATCGCCGAGAAGTTTGTCGGCTCAGAGGATGAGCGTGCGTTCTTCGTCGTGGGCCAATACGTCGAGACGATCGCCTGCTTGGCGCGCCGGCGCGTTCTCGACGCTTCGCTGCTCGTGGACGCCATCGGCTACATGCTGCGTTTCCGCTGGGCGACCATCGAGAAGTTCGTGGCGCATTGGCGGCGCTACAACAACAACGAATTTCTGTTTGAGAACTTCGAGTGGCTAGCGCGGTACAGCAATTGGTGGAAAGACACTCCCAGGCCGCGCGACCCGAATTACGACCCCAATCAGTTCAGCAAATGA
- the sigH gene encoding RNA polymerase sporulation sigma factor SigH has protein sequence MGALRQAEDTLDYSERADEELVNAAKCGDNLAMEFLLNKYKNFVRIKAKSYFLIGADREDIIQEGMIGLYKAVRDFRADKLSSFRAFAELCITRQIITAIKTATRQKHIPLNQYISLNKPIYDEDSERTLLDVMASAKMSDPEELVINQEVSEDIKERIQENLSDLESQVLLSYLEGKSYQEMARDLNRHVKSIDNALQRVKRKIEKNLSEVELY, from the coding sequence TTGGGAGCACTCCGCCAAGCGGAAGATACACTGGATTATAGCGAGCGAGCGGACGAAGAACTCGTCAATGCAGCGAAGTGTGGCGACAATCTCGCCATGGAGTTCCTGCTCAACAAATATAAGAACTTCGTCCGCATCAAGGCCAAGAGCTACTTTCTCATCGGCGCTGATCGCGAAGACATCATCCAGGAAGGCATGATCGGCCTCTACAAGGCCGTGCGCGACTTCCGGGCAGACAAGCTATCGTCGTTCCGAGCGTTTGCCGAGCTGTGCATCACGCGTCAAATCATCACGGCCATCAAGACCGCGACGCGCCAGAAGCACATCCCGTTGAACCAGTACATCAGCTTGAACAAGCCGATCTACGATGAGGACAGCGAGCGCACGCTGCTCGACGTCATGGCCAGCGCCAAGATGTCGGATCCGGAAGAACTGGTCATCAACCAGGAAGTGTCGGAAGACATCAAGGAGCGGATTCAGGAGAACCTTAGCGACCTCGAGTCGCAGGTGCTGCTGTCTTATCTCGAGGGCAAATCGTACCAAGAGATGGCGCGCGATCTGAATCGCCACGTGAAGTCGATCGACAACGCGCTGCAGCGCGTCAAGCGCAAGATCGAAAAGAATCTCAGCGAAGTCGAGCTGTACTAG
- the rlmB gene encoding 23S rRNA (guanosine(2251)-2'-O)-methyltransferase RlmB: protein MPGDDEVIVGVHAVAEALAAGERVRKIIIASHRQHDKALAEIVAAAKRNKIEIAIEDERWFARFQNARHQHVAALLPAFRYADWRATRDALRKNESALVLALDHIEDPHNLGALVRNAECAGAQAVVIPERRGAGVTAAARRAAAGAASHLPIARVPNLVRALEDLKEDGHWVVGLATLPTAVPYTLADYLGKCTLVVGSEGKGLSRLVAERCDRLVRIPVLGRVASLNAASAGAVVLYEVVRQRSKTAATT, encoded by the coding sequence ATGCCGGGCGATGACGAAGTCATCGTCGGCGTGCATGCGGTAGCGGAGGCGCTCGCGGCGGGCGAGCGAGTGCGCAAGATCATCATCGCGTCGCATCGGCAACATGACAAGGCGCTGGCCGAGATCGTCGCCGCCGCAAAGCGGAATAAGATCGAGATCGCGATCGAAGACGAGCGCTGGTTCGCGCGCTTCCAAAACGCCAGGCATCAGCACGTGGCGGCGCTGCTGCCGGCGTTCCGTTACGCCGACTGGCGCGCGACTCGCGACGCGCTGCGCAAAAACGAGAGCGCGCTCGTGCTGGCGCTCGACCACATCGAAGATCCCCACAATCTCGGCGCGCTCGTGCGCAATGCCGAATGCGCCGGGGCGCAAGCAGTCGTGATCCCCGAGCGGCGCGGCGCGGGCGTCACGGCGGCCGCGAGAAGGGCGGCTGCCGGAGCGGCTTCGCACCTGCCGATCGCGCGCGTGCCGAACCTGGTCCGAGCGTTGGAAGACCTCAAAGAAGACGGCCACTGGGTCGTCGGCTTGGCCACTCTGCCGACTGCCGTTCCCTATACCCTAGCCGACTATCTAGGGAAGTGCACCCTGGTGGTCGGTTCCGAGGGCAAGGGGCTCTCGCGGCTGGTGGCCGAGCGCTGCGACCGCTTGGTCCGGATCCCGGTTTTGGGACGCGTGGCGTCGCTCAACGCAGCATCCGCTGGGGCTGTGGTATTATACGAGGTAGTGCGTCAGCGTTCCAAAACGGCCGCTACGACATAG
- the cysS gene encoding cysteine--tRNA ligase — MALRLYNSLTRKLDELKPLVQGLVGIYVCGMTPSSNPHLGHARTFLTFDVLRRHLSAKGLAVTYVQNVTDIDDKIIDRARKDGTSWDAVVNRFFGEYEACAKRLGLKPPDVEPRATREIPAIVEVIAGLIARGAAYESGDGVYFSVESDPHYGELSGQKIEDLRAGVRMEVREDKRSPLDFALWKKAKPGEPTWPSPWGEGRPGWHVECSAMARRYLGDQIDIHGGAADLIFPHHENEVAQTECFTGKHPMANIWMHAGLLMVDGQKMSKSLNNFIPLTELLERHSTAAVRYLFLQTGYRKPTNFTEEAIDAAAKGLHGLYQELDDLRKLPTPSHVRSAGALAPEDFDAFLDDDLNTGGAVAWLQTQVRDARRKGDASILGVVQRCLDILGLPRSAAEADLERKSAVAHLSDEARAMLRKIAGDAVSSDTALIERVIALRNVARASKNFAQSDALRNALSRAGISVKDTPAGSEWSFDAGR, encoded by the coding sequence ATGGCACTCCGACTCTATAACAGTCTGACCCGCAAGCTCGACGAGCTCAAGCCGCTGGTCCAGGGCTTGGTCGGCATCTACGTGTGCGGGATGACGCCTTCATCCAATCCGCACCTGGGCCACGCGCGCACCTTTCTGACTTTCGACGTGCTGCGCCGGCACCTGAGCGCCAAGGGTCTCGCCGTCACGTACGTGCAGAACGTCACCGATATCGACGACAAGATCATCGATCGCGCGCGCAAGGACGGCACCAGTTGGGACGCGGTGGTGAACCGCTTCTTCGGCGAATACGAGGCTTGCGCGAAGCGGCTCGGCCTGAAGCCGCCTGACGTCGAGCCCAGAGCGACGCGGGAGATCCCCGCGATCGTGGAGGTCATCGCCGGATTGATCGCGCGCGGCGCGGCGTACGAGTCGGGCGACGGCGTCTATTTCTCCGTGGAATCCGATCCGCACTACGGCGAGCTGAGCGGGCAGAAGATCGAAGACCTGCGCGCCGGGGTGCGCATGGAAGTGCGCGAGGACAAACGCAGTCCGCTCGACTTCGCCTTGTGGAAGAAGGCCAAGCCGGGCGAGCCCACCTGGCCGAGTCCGTGGGGCGAGGGCCGCCCGGGGTGGCACGTCGAGTGCTCAGCGATGGCGCGCCGTTACCTTGGCGATCAAATCGACATTCACGGGGGCGCGGCCGATCTGATATTCCCGCACCACGAGAACGAAGTCGCGCAGACCGAATGCTTCACCGGCAAACACCCGATGGCGAACATCTGGATGCATGCGGGCCTGTTGATGGTCGACGGGCAGAAGATGAGCAAGTCGCTGAACAACTTCATCCCGCTCACCGAGCTGCTCGAACGGCACTCGACGGCCGCGGTCCGCTACCTGTTCCTGCAGACCGGATACCGCAAGCCCACCAACTTCACCGAAGAGGCGATCGACGCCGCGGCCAAAGGCTTGCATGGGCTGTATCAGGAGCTGGACGATCTGCGAAAGTTACCCACTCCCAGCCACGTTCGTAGTGCCGGGGCTTTAGCCCCGGAAGACTTCGACGCATTTCTCGACGACGACCTCAACACCGGCGGCGCGGTCGCGTGGCTGCAGACCCAAGTGCGCGATGCGCGCCGCAAAGGCGATGCAAGCATCCTCGGCGTCGTCCAGCGCTGCCTCGATATCCTCGGCTTGCCGCGCAGCGCTGCGGAAGCAGATCTCGAGCGCAAATCCGCCGTCGCGCATCTCAGCGACGAGGCCAGGGCGATGCTGCGCAAGATCGCGGGTGACGCCGTTTCCAGCGACACCGCGCTGATCGAGCGCGTCATCGCGCTGCGCAACGTCGCGCGCGCCTCCAAGAACTTCGCGCAATCCGATGCGCTGCGCAATGCGTTGAGCCGGGCGGGCATCTCGGTGAAGGACACGCCGGCAGGCTCCGAATGGTCGTTTGATGCCGGGCGATGA
- the cysE gene encoding serine O-acetyltransferase, producing MIAPARATPPRRAHPQRARADARGEQGAAVITTQHAAMSRESIFHQIRQDWHACFERDPAARNWLEVLLCYPGFHAVVAHRFIHPLQRWGVPVIPRLFSHWVRFLTGVEIHPGAELGSGLFIDHGMGVVIGETAEVGRNCTLYQGVTLGGTSLRREKRHPTLEDDVVVGAGAKVIGAIVIGARSKIAAGAVVVKSVPPDCTVVGVPGRCVKDGAHPEPLIPQVDMPDPLVETLAAMSGRIEALEAQVRQLEQRNGTPTL from the coding sequence ATTATTGCCCCTGCTCGGGCCACGCCGCCTCGCCGCGCGCATCCGCAACGCGCTCGCGCAGACGCAAGAGGCGAGCAAGGGGCCGCTGTCATAACAACACAGCACGCCGCAATGTCCAGAGAATCCATCTTCCACCAGATCCGTCAAGATTGGCACGCGTGCTTCGAGCGCGATCCGGCGGCGCGCAACTGGCTCGAAGTGCTGCTCTGCTATCCGGGTTTCCACGCCGTCGTCGCGCACCGTTTCATCCACCCGCTGCAGCGCTGGGGCGTGCCCGTCATCCCGCGCTTGTTCTCGCACTGGGTGCGCTTCCTCACCGGCGTCGAGATCCACCCGGGCGCGGAGCTCGGCAGCGGCCTCTTCATCGATCACGGCATGGGCGTCGTCATTGGTGAAACCGCGGAAGTCGGCCGCAACTGCACGCTGTATCAGGGCGTCACGCTCGGCGGCACGAGCCTGCGGCGTGAAAAACGGCACCCGACGCTGGAAGACGACGTCGTGGTCGGCGCAGGCGCGAAGGTCATCGGAGCGATCGTCATCGGCGCGCGCTCGAAGATCGCGGCCGGCGCAGTGGTCGTCAAGTCCGTGCCGCCCGATTGCACCGTCGTCGGCGTGCCCGGGCGCTGCGTGAAAGACGGCGCGCATCCCGAACCCCTCATCCCGCAAGTGGACATGCCCGACCCGCTGGTCGAAACGCTGGCCGCGATGAGCGGCCGCATCGAGGCGCTCGAAGCGCAGGTTCGCCAACTCGAACAGCGCAATGGCACTCCGACTCTATAA
- the gltX gene encoding glutamate--tRNA ligase produces the protein MKQRTASVRVRFAPAPTGTLHVGGAHTALFNYLFARKHGGSMILRSEDTDYARSSGESEKIIQDDLHWLGLDWDEGTDVGGSFGPYRQTERGDRYGLAAARLLEIGAAYPCYCTPEELEAERKAAEQAGKAPRYSGKCRDLTPSQRSAREAEGRKGAIRFTMPERDVFVEDLVRGSVHFPAGSIGDFVIMKSEGGPTYNFAAVVDDSDMAISHVIRGDEHLPNTPRQVALYEALELPLPLFAHVSMILAPDHTKLSKRHGATSVAEYRESGYLAPALLNYLALLGWAPGNDREFFTLEELTAAFSLDRVAKSPAVFDHAKLRWFNAHYLRALPKEKRSELFAQWAAQDEKVAAASDFKDEAWRGLLVDALSDHVEVLGEVPRLAAELLTDQIVIEDSAQDALTGAAARSLVAELAETAEKCADRTALAASTSKDALALLGAKHDLKGRALYRPIRIAATGREHGIELALLLPLLGPRRLAARIRNALAQTQEASKGPLS, from the coding sequence ATGAAGCAGAGGACGGCCTCCGTGCGCGTGCGCTTTGCGCCTGCGCCGACGGGCACGCTGCATGTCGGCGGCGCCCACACCGCTCTCTTCAATTATCTCTTCGCGCGCAAGCACGGCGGCAGCATGATCCTGCGTTCGGAGGACACGGATTATGCGCGCTCCTCCGGCGAATCGGAGAAGATCATCCAGGACGACCTGCACTGGCTGGGGCTCGACTGGGATGAAGGCACGGACGTGGGCGGATCGTTCGGGCCTTATCGTCAGACGGAGCGCGGGGATCGCTACGGTCTTGCCGCCGCGCGCCTGCTGGAGATCGGCGCCGCGTATCCGTGCTACTGCACGCCCGAGGAACTCGAGGCGGAACGCAAGGCGGCCGAACAAGCCGGCAAGGCGCCCAGATACTCCGGCAAGTGCCGCGATCTCACGCCTTCGCAGCGCAGCGCGCGCGAGGCGGAAGGACGCAAGGGAGCCATCCGGTTCACGATGCCCGAGCGCGACGTGTTCGTCGAAGATCTCGTGCGCGGGTCAGTGCATTTCCCAGCGGGTTCGATCGGCGATTTTGTCATCATGAAGTCAGAAGGCGGGCCGACGTACAATTTCGCCGCGGTCGTCGACGACAGCGATATGGCCATCAGTCACGTCATCCGGGGCGACGAGCATCTTCCCAACACACCGCGCCAAGTCGCCTTGTACGAAGCGCTCGAGCTGCCGCTGCCGCTGTTCGCACACGTCTCCATGATCCTGGCGCCGGATCATACGAAGCTCTCGAAACGTCACGGGGCGACTTCGGTGGCGGAATATCGAGAGAGCGGCTATCTTGCGCCGGCGCTGCTCAACTATCTCGCATTGCTGGGCTGGGCGCCGGGCAACGATCGCGAATTTTTCACGCTCGAGGAATTGACCGCAGCGTTCTCGCTCGATCGCGTGGCCAAAAGCCCCGCGGTCTTCGATCACGCGAAGCTGCGCTGGTTCAACGCGCACTACCTGCGCGCGTTACCAAAGGAGAAGCGCAGCGAGCTTTTTGCGCAGTGGGCCGCGCAGGACGAGAAGGTCGCCGCTGCGTCCGATTTCAAAGACGAAGCGTGGCGCGGGCTGCTCGTCGACGCGCTCAGCGACCACGTGGAAGTGCTCGGTGAGGTTCCGCGGCTTGCAGCCGAACTGCTCACCGACCAAATCGTCATCGAAGACAGCGCACAGGATGCGCTGACCGGCGCAGCAGCGCGCTCGCTCGTGGCCGAACTTGCAGAAACCGCAGAGAAATGCGCGGATCGCACCGCGCTGGCCGCCAGCACGAGCAAAGACGCGCTGGCGCTGCTCGGCGCGAAGCACGATCTCAAGGGGCGCGCGCTGTATCGGCCCATCCGCATCGCCGCGACGGGTCGGGAGCACGGCATCGAACTTGCCCTATTATTGCCCCTGCTCGGGCCACGCCGCCTCGCCGCGCGCATCCGCAACGCGCTCGCGCAGACGCAAGAGGCGAGCAAGGGGCCGCTGTCATAA
- the ispF gene encoding 2-C-methyl-D-erythritol 2,4-cyclodiphosphate synthase: MRVGFGFDAHRLVAGRPLILGGCRIPFERGLEGFSDADVVAHATIDAILGAAALGDCGTHFPAGDSRYAGADSMQLLRKAVGLLRGAGYGVANIDCTILAEAPSLAPHLDGMRTALAAALEIDVSRCSAKAKHTEGLGFTGEGAGIAACVIAAIETTKR, encoded by the coding sequence TTGAGAGTCGGTTTCGGGTTTGACGCGCACCGTTTGGTTGCCGGGCGCCCGCTGATTCTGGGCGGCTGCCGCATTCCATTCGAACGCGGCCTCGAAGGCTTCTCGGACGCGGACGTGGTCGCGCACGCCACCATCGACGCGATCCTCGGCGCCGCCGCGCTCGGCGATTGCGGCACGCATTTTCCCGCGGGCGATTCGCGCTACGCCGGGGCAGACAGCATGCAGCTCTTGCGCAAAGCCGTCGGGTTGCTGCGCGGCGCGGGCTACGGCGTCGCCAATATCGATTGCACGATCCTGGCTGAGGCCCCCTCGCTGGCGCCCCACTTAGACGGCATGCGCACGGCGCTCGCCGCAGCGCTCGAGATCGACGTGTCACGGTGCAGCGCGAAGGCGAAGCACACCGAAGGCCTCGGATTCACCGGCGAAGGCGCCGGCATCGCGGCCTGCGTCATCGCCGCCATCGAGACGACGAAGAGATGA
- the ispD gene encoding 2-C-methyl-D-erythritol 4-phosphate cytidylyltransferase, with protein sequence MNVFAILAAAGRGDRFGRRKQLLDLAGKPVVAWALESLADTPEVSGIVIACENDERTEFDELAERFGAGKVRSIVRGGPRRQDSVHVALRAVPATCDYVLVQDGARPFIDSALTGRVISAAARVGAAIAAVPVKDTIKLATDKDTVEGTVPRERLWAAQTPQVFSYATLLEAHRLAQADGFEATDDAALVERYQSTPIALIESSYENLKITTPDDLEVAARIAERLLATRR encoded by the coding sequence TTGAACGTTTTTGCGATTCTCGCGGCCGCGGGTCGCGGCGATCGATTCGGCCGGCGCAAACAGCTGCTTGACCTTGCCGGCAAGCCCGTCGTCGCATGGGCGCTCGAGAGTCTGGCGGACACGCCTGAAGTGTCAGGCATCGTCATCGCTTGTGAGAACGACGAGCGGACCGAATTCGATGAACTCGCCGAGCGCTTCGGGGCCGGCAAAGTCCGCTCGATCGTGCGCGGCGGCCCGAGACGCCAGGATTCAGTCCACGTAGCGCTGCGCGCCGTGCCGGCGACCTGCGACTACGTGCTGGTGCAAGACGGCGCGCGACCGTTCATCGACTCCGCGCTCACCGGTCGAGTCATCAGCGCGGCCGCGCGCGTGGGCGCGGCGATCGCCGCCGTGCCGGTAAAGGACACGATCAAGCTCGCCACCGACAAAGACACGGTGGAAGGCACCGTGCCGCGCGAGCGCCTGTGGGCGGCGCAAACGCCGCAGGTCTTCTCGTACGCGACGCTGCTCGAGGCGCACCGGCTCGCGCAGGCGGACGGTTTCGAAGCGACCGACGACGCCGCGCTGGTCGAGCGCTACCAGAGCACGCCCATCGCCCTGATCGAAAGCTCGTACGAGAACCTCAAGATCACCACGCCCGATGACTTGGAGGTCGCGGCGCGCATCGCCGAACGTCTGCTGGCAACGCGTCGTTGA
- a CDS encoding PIN domain-containing protein gives MSKTVLRIIFALLFGLLGVAAGVEASLHAPLLAEETGVMARVRDIGLPLLGFAVGVLISPMLYRLFDRTQSQFEEKIAGLSANEALSGAVGLITGLVVAFLIRDIFLPVRQLPRYGPIVSIVIYSLITLFFGYTGLRVGLRQRLVTLAKGGGGEAPPKLLDTSVIVDGRILEIVEAGFVEGRLLVPKFVLKELQTIADSADAMRRARGRRGLEILNRLRDISGRLEILEKDSPERDVDSKLVSLAQQMGAPILTNDYNLNRVAKLQGVQILNVNELANAVKPVVLPGEEMSVNIVKDGKEQSQGVGYLDDGTMIVVENGRRLIGETVGVHVTSVLQTAAGRMIFARLKKT, from the coding sequence TTGAGCAAAACGGTCTTACGCATCATCTTTGCGCTGCTCTTCGGCCTCCTCGGCGTCGCCGCGGGTGTTGAAGCTTCTTTGCACGCGCCGCTCCTCGCCGAGGAAACGGGCGTCATGGCGCGCGTGCGCGACATCGGCCTGCCGTTGCTGGGCTTCGCAGTCGGCGTGCTCATCTCGCCGATGCTCTACAGGCTCTTCGACCGCACGCAATCGCAGTTCGAAGAGAAGATCGCGGGCCTCTCGGCCAACGAAGCGCTCTCGGGCGCGGTCGGCCTCATCACCGGGCTCGTGGTCGCCTTCTTGATCCGCGACATTTTCTTACCGGTGCGCCAACTGCCCCGCTATGGCCCGATCGTCTCCATCGTCATCTACTCGCTGATCACGCTGTTCTTCGGATACACGGGACTGCGCGTCGGCCTTCGCCAGCGCCTCGTCACTTTAGCCAAGGGCGGAGGCGGAGAAGCACCGCCGAAACTGCTGGACACGTCAGTCATCGTCGACGGGCGCATCCTGGAGATCGTCGAGGCCGGATTCGTAGAAGGCAGGCTGCTCGTGCCCAAGTTCGTTTTGAAGGAACTGCAGACGATCGCGGATTCGGCGGACGCCATGCGCAGAGCGCGCGGCCGGCGCGGCCTCGAGATCCTCAATCGGCTGCGTGACATCTCCGGGCGCCTTGAGATCCTCGAGAAAGATTCTCCCGAACGCGACGTCGACAGCAAGCTCGTCAGCCTCGCGCAGCAGATGGGCGCGCCGATCCTGACCAATGACTATAATCTCAATCGCGTGGCGAAATTGCAGGGGGTCCAGATTCTCAACGTCAACGAATTGGCGAACGCGGTGAAGCCGGTGGTGCTGCCTGGTGAGGAGATGTCGGTAAATATCGTCAAGGACGGCAAGGAACAAAGCCAGGGCGTGGGCTATCTCGACGACGGTACGATGATCGTGGTCGAAAACGGCCGGCGCCTCATCGGCGAAACCGTCGGCGTGCATGTCACGTCGGTGCTGCAGACCGCGGCCGGGCGCATGATCTTCGCGCGCCTGAAGAAGACGTAA
- the hemW gene encoding radical SAM family heme chaperone HemW, producing MPHWDTSDKGAGCYVHLPFCDRICPYCDFAVVEFKAERVLRYLNALHAELERADIPPGGVQTIYLGGGTPSALSAEQINTLLAALFQRFGLAPGSIECTLEANPSRNSVDLSAYREAGITRLSVGVQSFEDQELHRLGRTHSAAEAERYIKEARRAGHDNIGLDLIAGVPGQSADNFRRTLRRALSCEPGHVSVYALTIEQGTPYATWFQKDSKAFPDDDAMAEQLENAHDLLTAAGLEHYELSNFAKPGFECAHNIGYWRQRDCLALGMSACGYRDGARTRNARSYEAYCAAIEAGQSATEDTETLAWPERVGEAAMLALRTAEGIVDQDFRDRFGVDPPLIFAAARKKCCEAGLLEVDGSGARLTPRGRLLANSVCTEFLHPFFPAPAGL from the coding sequence ATGCCACATTGGGATACCAGCGACAAAGGCGCAGGGTGCTACGTGCACCTGCCGTTTTGCGATCGCATTTGTCCATACTGCGACTTCGCAGTCGTCGAGTTCAAAGCCGAACGGGTGCTGCGATATCTGAACGCGCTGCATGCCGAACTCGAGCGAGCGGACATTCCGCCCGGCGGGGTTCAGACGATCTACTTGGGCGGCGGTACGCCGTCCGCGCTGTCGGCGGAGCAGATCAACACGCTCCTGGCAGCGCTGTTCCAACGCTTTGGTCTCGCGCCGGGCAGCATCGAATGCACCCTAGAAGCGAATCCATCGAGAAATAGCGTCGATCTGTCAGCCTACCGCGAGGCCGGAATCACGCGGCTGTCGGTGGGCGTGCAATCCTTTGAAGACCAGGAGTTGCACCGGCTCGGGCGGACCCATAGCGCCGCCGAGGCCGAACGCTATATAAAAGAAGCGCGACGAGCCGGACATGACAACATCGGCCTCGATCTCATCGCCGGTGTGCCTGGTCAAAGCGCCGACAATTTTCGTCGCACCCTGCGAAGAGCGCTGAGCTGCGAACCCGGCCACGTATCGGTCTATGCACTGACCATCGAGCAAGGCACGCCCTATGCGACCTGGTTTCAAAAAGATTCCAAAGCCTTTCCCGACGACGATGCGATGGCCGAACAACTCGAAAACGCACACGACCTGTTGACCGCCGCCGGGCTAGAGCACTACGAGCTCTCGAATTTCGCCAAGCCGGGTTTCGAGTGCGCGCACAATATCGGTTACTGGCGGCAAAGAGACTGCCTTGCGCTCGGTATGTCCGCTTGCGGATACCGCGACGGCGCGCGCACGCGCAACGCCCGCTCCTACGAGGCGTACTGCGCGGCGATCGAGGCAGGTCAAAGCGCGACAGAGGACACGGAAACCCTGGCTTGGCCAGAACGCGTCGGCGAGGCGGCCATGTTGGCCTTGCGCACCGCCGAAGGCATCGTGGACCAGGACTTCCGGGACCGCTTCGGAGTGGATCCGCCACTGATATTTGCCGCGGCGCGAAAAAAATGCTGTGAAGCAGGCTTGCTCGAAGTGGACGGTTCGGGGGCTAGGCTTACGCCACGCGGTCGGTTGCTGGCCAACAGCGTGTGCACGGAATTCTTACATCCTTTCTTCCCGGCCCCTGCCGGACTTTGA
- a CDS encoding DegV family protein, with protein sequence MSSKIAIVTDSTADLGALAGDDIAVVPLSVTFGSEQFQDGVDLTPDQFYSKLSKNPNHPITAQPPPGLFAQTYERLLAAGAEHVLSLHLSSALSGTYNSAVIAATQVDPARITVVDTRWVASGLGLLVLNARDRASRGESLEQILAAVHSDIENLHLYAAIPTLTFLARGGRIGQMQGLLGNVLKIVPIITLANGLVAEHSKVRTFARAVDKVVDLTVAAAPKKGSARCAIMHTVAPELAESVAQRVRERVDPVFLIICNAGPTVGTHAGPGAVGVFFTP encoded by the coding sequence GTGAGCTCGAAGATCGCCATCGTCACCGACTCGACCGCCGACCTCGGCGCGCTCGCCGGTGACGATATCGCCGTCGTTCCGCTTTCCGTCACCTTCGGATCCGAGCAGTTCCAAGACGGCGTCGACCTGACACCCGACCAATTCTATTCGAAGCTAAGCAAGAACCCGAATCATCCCATCACCGCTCAACCGCCGCCGGGGCTCTTCGCGCAAACCTACGAACGCCTGCTCGCTGCCGGCGCCGAGCACGTGCTCTCGCTTCATCTCTCATCTGCGCTCTCGGGCACGTACAACTCGGCAGTCATCGCCGCCACGCAGGTCGATCCCGCGCGCATCACGGTCGTGGACACGCGCTGGGTCGCGTCAGGCCTCGGGCTGCTCGTGCTCAACGCGCGAGACCGGGCGTCGCGCGGCGAGTCGCTCGAACAGATCTTGGCGGCGGTGCACAGCGACATCGAGAACCTTCATTTATATGCAGCCATCCCGACGCTGACGTTTCTGGCGCGCGGCGGGCGCATCGGTCAGATGCAAGGCCTGCTCGGCAACGTGCTCAAAATCGTCCCCATCATCACGCTGGCAAACGGGCTAGTCGCCGAGCACTCGAAGGTGCGCACGTTTGCGCGCGCGGTCGACAAAGTGGTGGATCTCACGGTGGCCGCTGCGCCCAAGAAAGGGAGCGCGCGCTGCGCGATCATGCACACCGTTGCGCCTGAGTTGGCGGAGTCGGTCGCACAGCGCGTGCGCGAGCGGGTCGATCCGGTGTTCCTCATCATCTGCAACGCAGGCCCCACGGTGGGAACGCACGCCGGCCCCGGCGCCGTGGGCGTTTTCTTCACCCCGTAA